The following coding sequences lie in one Pogoniulus pusillus isolate bPogPus1 chromosome 29, bPogPus1.pri, whole genome shotgun sequence genomic window:
- the CCN5 gene encoding CCN family member 5, whose translation MRLQLEKQLLFLSLLCIFCKVCAQLCSRPCYCPWVPPRCPRGSPLVLDGCGCCQICARRLGEHCDFLHVCDQSQGLICDYRMASAGTGATCNFEDSEEGCEVHGRVYRDGEVFQPSCKLQCRCLDGGFTCVPLCQEDVRLPTPDCPYPRRVEIPGKCCPEWICDARDQHLRRDAVAAPGAASSLLSYLCQEWSTEWSACSVSCGVGFSTRVSNQNRYCRMETQRRLCMARPCPALPAAFPVRGREGHL comes from the exons atgAGGCTccagctggagaagcagctcctcttcctctcccttctctgtaTTTTCTGTAAG gtgtgtgcccagctgtgcagcagaCCATGCTACTGCCCCTGGGTGCCACCCCGCTGCCCCCGTGGGTCTCCCCTGGTCCTGGATGGTTGTGGCTGCTGTCAGATCTGTGCCCGGCGCCTGGGAGAGCACTGTGACTTCCTCCACGTCTGCGACCAGAGCCAGGGCCTCATCTGCGACTACCGCATGgcatctgcagggacaggagccaCCTGCAACT TCGAAGACAGCGAGGAGGGTTGTGAGGTGCACGGCCGGGTCTATAGAGACGGGGAGGttttccagcccagctgcaaaCTGCAGTGCCGCTGCCTGGACGGGGGCTTCACCTGCGTCCCGCTCTGCCAGGAGGATGTCCGGCTGCCCACCCCTGACTGCCCTTACCCACGGCGCGTGGAGATCCCAGGCAAGTGCTGCCCCGAGTGGATCTGTGATGCCCGGGACCAGCATCTCCGTCGGGATGCCGTGGCAG CCCCCGGGGCAGCATCCTCGCTTCTGTCATACCTCTGCCAggagtggagcacagaatggagTGCCTGCTCCGTCTCCTGTGGCGTGGGCTTCTCCACCCGGGTCTCCAACCAGAATCGGTACTGCAGGATGGAGACTCAGAGGCGGCTCTGCATGGCCagaccctgcccagctctgcctgcagcattcCCAGTG agaggaagagaaggtcATTTGTAG